GTGTGGATGTTGGAGGCAGCGACGATCTCGTTGACCTCATCCCAGCTGGAGCGCGCAAAGCCGCCCATGCCGCGCACTTTCTGGTATTCGCTGCGCTTGGCGTCGTCGCTGACGATGCTGGCCCAGGCCTCCACCGGCCCCATGGTCTGGCGCGCCTCGCGCCACAGGCGCAAGAGGCGCCCGCGCACCATGGGGTATTTGACGCGGTTGGCGCTGTACAGGTACCAGCTGTAGCTGGCGCCGCGCGAGCAGCCGCGCGGCTCGTGGTTGGGCATGTCCCAGCGCGTGCGCGGGTAGTCGGTCTGCTGGGTCTCCCAGGTCACGATGCCGCCCTTGACATAGACCTTCCACGAGCATGAGCCGGTGCAGTTCACGCCGTGCGTGGAGCGCACGATCTTGTCGTGCGCCCAGCGGTTGCGGTAGGCGTCCTCCCAGGTGCGGTCTTCGCCGGTGACCTGGCCGTGCCCGCCGGCAAAAGTCTCGCGCGGCTGCGAGAAATAGGTGAGGCGATCGAGGAAGTGACTCATCGTGTTTCCTTCATGGTGTATTCGTTGTGGCAGGCAGGGGAAAGGGGAAAGCGGGCATTCGGTCGCTGGTCAGCACGGCATCTCGGCATTTTTGCGCGCGTAATACCACCAGGTCACGACGATGCACAGCACATAGAAGACGGCGAACAGCCACAGCGCCAGTTCCGGCCCGCCAGTGGCAGCGATTGAGCTGCCGTAGCTCTTGGGAATGAAGAAGCCGCCGTAGGCGCCCAGCGCGCCGGCAAAGCCCAGGGCGGCAGCGCCCTCGGTGTTGCCTTCCTTGATGGCGGCGGCGCGTGCGGCCTCGTCGGCATCCGGCGCCTCGCGCAGCTTCAGCTTCAGGAAGATCGCCGGGATCATGCTGAAGGTGGAGCCGTTGCCGATGCCGGTGGTGAAGAACAGCACCAGGAACATGATGAAGAAGCCGGCAAAGCTGCCCTCGGCGGGGCCGAAGGGCATGATGTGGCCGCCCGTGCCCTTGGGCAGGAAATACAGCACGCCGACCACGCCCAGCGCCATGGCCAGGAAGTTCCACAGCGTGACGCTGGCGCCGCTGAACTTGTCCGACAGCCAGCCGCCGAAGGGCCGCACGACGGCGCCCACCAGCGGCCCCAGCCAGGCATAGGCCAGCGGGTTGACGCTGGGGAACTGGCTCTTGATGAGCAGCGGAAAGCCGGCGGCAAAGCCGATGAACGAGCCGAAGGTGCCCAGGTACAGCAGGCACATGATCCAGTTGTGCTTGCGCCTGAAGATGGCCGCCTGCGCGGCAAAGCTGGCGCGGGCATCGGCGATGTCGTGCATACCGAACCAGGCGGCGATCGACACCACGGCGATCCACGGCACCCAGATGAAGGCGGCGTTCTGCGCCCACACCAGCTGCTGCGTGCCGTTGCGCATCATGCTCTGCGGCTCGCCGCCAAAGATGCCGAAGATGCCCAGGGTGATGACCAGCGGGCTGAGGAACTGCACCACCGACACGCCCAGGTTCCCGAGGCCGGCGTTCACGCCCAGCGCCGAGCCCTTGCGCTCCTTCGGAAAGAAGAAGCTGATGTTGGCCATGCTGGAGCTGAAGTTGCCCCCGCCCAGGCCGCACAGCAGCGCCAGGATCAGCATGGTCGGATAGCTGGTGCTGGTGTCCTGCACCGCCATGCCGATGCCGATGGCCGGAATGAGCAGCGACGCCGTGGACAGCGCCGTCCAGCGCCGCCCGCCGAAGATCGGCACCATGAACGAGTAGAAGATGCGCAGCGTGGCGCCCGACAGCGCTGGCGCCGCCGCCAGCCAGAACAGCTGGTTGGTCGAGTACTTGAAGCCCAGGTTGGGCAGATTCACGGCGACCACGCTCCAGACCTGCCAGATAGCAAAGGCCACGAACAGCGCGGGCACCGATATCCACAGGTTGAGCTTGGCCACGGCCTCGCCCTCGCGCGCCCAGAAGTTCTTGTCCTCGGGCGTCCAGATGGTCAGCAGCCGGCCCTTGCGCGAACTGCCGGACGGTGCGTTGGGGATGGAAGACATGCAAAGGTCTCCGTTGAGGGGCAGGGGGTCAGCGCGACGCAGCGGCGCCAGCAGCGCCGTGCGGGGCCATGAGATCGGTGCGGCGCACCTCGGTCCAGTACATCCAGATCAGCGAGACCCAGACCACGCCATACATCAGCATGAAGGCGCTGGAGCGGATGCCCGTCCAGTCCATCAGCAGGCCGAACAGGATGGGCAGAATGAAGCCGCCCAGGCCGCCGGCCAGGCCCACGATGCCGCTGATGGCGCCGATGTTGCCGGGGTAGTCGTCGCTGATGTACTTGAAGACACTGGCCTTGCCGAAGGCCCAGGCGATGCCCAGGATGAACATCAGGCCGGTGAAGACATAGACGTTCAGGCCGATATGCAGCGTCATGGGGCCGTTGACGGTCTGGATGGTGAAGTCGGTCTGCGGGTACGACAGCAGGAACAGGCAGATCCAGCTGACCCACATGACCCACCAGGTCACGCTGTGCGCGCCGTATTTGTCGCTGAGCACCCCGCCGATGGCGCGCAGCACGCCGCCGGGCAGCGAGAAGCACGCCGCCAGCAGCGCGGCCACGCGGATATCGAGGCCGTACTCGCCCACGTAGTACTGCACCATCCACAGGGCCAGGGCCACGTAGCCGCCGAAGACGATGCTGTAGTACTGACAGTACTTGAGCACGCGCGGGTCTTTCAGGGCCTTGAGTTGCTGCGTGAACGACACGTTGCTCGCCACCAGGTGCGCCGGGTCGCTGGCGCTGAAGATCCAGAACAGCACCAGCACGCCCAGCATGATGGCGGCATAGACGTGCGGCACGGCCTGCCAGCCGAAGGCCACCAGGATGACCGGGGCGACGAACTTGTTCACCGCCGCGCCCGAGTTGCCAGCGCCATACACACCCATGGCCATGCCCTGGCGGTTCTTGGGGAACCAGCGCGCCACATACGGCGTGCCCACCGAGAACGCGCCTCCGGCCAGGCCGACGAACAGCCCGATCACCAGGAAATGCCAGTACTCGGTGGCATAGCCCATGACCCAGATGGCCGGCACGGTGATGGCCAGCAGCACCGTCATGACGATGCGCCCGCCGTATTTGTCCGTCCAGATGCCCAGCGGCACGCGGATCAGCGAGCCGGTGAGCACCGGCATGGCGGTGAGCAGGCCGAACTGGGTGGACGACAGGTTCAGCATCTTCTTGATCGGGATGCCGATGACGCCGAACATCATCCAGACCATGAAGCACGCGGTGAAGGCCAGGGTGCTGACGATGAGCACCGACCAGGCGCGGGCGTTGCGGCGGGTATCGACTGCCGCTGTCTGTGACGGGGTAGCCATTGCAGGTTTTCCGGTTGTGTGATGCCCGCAATGGTCATCGCAACCGGGCGGCGCGCCCATCCTTCCGTGGCACGGGCCGGGCGCGGCAAAAGAACGATGGCCGCCCGTGAAAGACCTACTCCCAAAGAACTATGGCACAGCCAGATTCAAGATGAAATCAGGCCCAAACCCTTGTAGGGCAAGCGCTGATAGCTATCATTTTTTGAAACTGCGCATTTGGCGTGCGATGCACAACGACGACGCACGCGCTCGCAGGCGCACGCAAGGCCTGGGCGCCCCGGCCCCTCGAAGGGGGCGCGGCCTTGGGATGTCCAGCAGTTCAGGCGCTCAGTGCCAGCGCCGGCGCCTGTCCGGGCAGCCGGAATATCGACACCACGCCCACCAGTTCGTCGGACTGCTGGCGCAGGCTCTCTGCCGCCGCCGCCATCTGCTCGACCAGGGCGGCGTTTTGCTGCGTCGCCTGATCCATGTTGCCCACCGCCTCGCCCACCTGGGCCACGCCGGTGCTTTGCTCGCGGCTGGCGTGGCTGATGTCGGCAATCAGCTGCGTGACCTTGCGGATCTCGGCGATCGCCTGCTCCATGGTCTCGCCGGCGCGGCTGGCACGGGCGTTGCCCTGCTGGATCTCGGCCACGCTGGCGGCGATGAGCTGGTCGATCTCCTTGGCCGCCTGGGCGCTGCGCTGCGCCAGACTGCGCACCTCGCCGGCGACTACAGCAAAGCCGCGGCCATGCTCGCCGGCGCGCGCGGCCTCCACGGCGGCGTTGAGCGCCAGGATGTTGGTCTGGAAGGCGATGCCGTCGATCACGCTGGTGATGTCGGCAATTTTCTTGCTGCTGGCGGCAATGCCCTGCATGGTCTGCACCACGGCGCGCACCGCATCGCCACCCTCGGTGACCACGCGCTGGGCCGCGCCGGTCAGCTGCTCGGCCGTGCGCGCGTGCTCGGCGTTGTGCGCCACCGTGCTGCCCAGCTCCTCCATGGCGGCAGCCGTTTCCTGCAGGGCGCTGGCGGCGCTCTCGGTGCGGCTGGCCAGATCCTGGTTGCCGTGGGCGATCTCGGCGCTGGCCGTGGCCACGCTGTCGGCGCGCGCATGTACCGTGCGCACCACCTGCTGCAGGCCGGCGACGGTCTTGTTCATGTCGTCGAGCAGATGGCCGATCTCATCGGCGCGCTGGTGCTCGATGCGCCCGGTCAGGTCGCCCTGGGCGATGGCCCCGGCCAGATCGCTGGCCTGGCGCAGCGGACGCACCACCATGCGCCGGATCAGCAGCCACCAGACACCGGCCAGCACGGCCACCGCCGCCAGCCCCAGGGCGGCAAAGATGGCCAGCAGGCGCAGCGCATCGGCCACGAAGACATCCTTGTAGGCGCTGGAGGCATAGACCCAGTTCCAGGGCGCATAGTGGCCGAACACGGCCAGCTTGTCGCGGGTGCTGGTAGCGCCAGGATCCAGCCACTCGTACTCGATCACGCCCTGCTTGCGCTCCAGCATCTGGCGCACGAAGGCCGGCCCCTCGCTGCCGTCCTCCAGGCGCACCAGGTTCTTGCCCTCCTGGCTGGGGTGGGCCGCCAGGGTGCCGTAGAACTCGCCCGGGTCGGCGCGCAGCACGAAGTAGTAGCCGCCCTCGCCGCCCACCTGGAGCTCGCGGATCGAGGCCTTGAGCTGGTTCAGCAGGGCCGAGAAATCCTGCCCGACAAACGTCGCCCCGACGACGGCGCCCTGCCCATCCTTGACCGGGCGGTAGTGCGTCATGTACTGCTTGCCGAACATGGTGGCGATGCCGGTGTAGCGCT
This portion of the Melaminivora jejuensis genome encodes:
- a CDS encoding NarK family nitrate/nitrite MFS transporter, whose protein sequence is MSSIPNAPSGSSRKGRLLTIWTPEDKNFWAREGEAVAKLNLWISVPALFVAFAIWQVWSVVAVNLPNLGFKYSTNQLFWLAAAPALSGATLRIFYSFMVPIFGGRRWTALSTASLLIPAIGIGMAVQDTSTSYPTMLILALLCGLGGGNFSSSMANISFFFPKERKGSALGVNAGLGNLGVSVVQFLSPLVITLGIFGIFGGEPQSMMRNGTQQLVWAQNAAFIWVPWIAVVSIAAWFGMHDIADARASFAAQAAIFRRKHNWIMCLLYLGTFGSFIGFAAGFPLLIKSQFPSVNPLAYAWLGPLVGAVVRPFGGWLSDKFSGASVTLWNFLAMALGVVGVLYFLPKGTGGHIMPFGPAEGSFAGFFIMFLVLFFTTGIGNGSTFSMIPAIFLKLKLREAPDADEAARAAAIKEGNTEGAAALGFAGALGAYGGFFIPKSYGSSIAATGGPELALWLFAVFYVLCIVVTWWYYARKNAEMPC
- a CDS encoding MFS transporter, whose protein sequence is MATPSQTAAVDTRRNARAWSVLIVSTLAFTACFMVWMMFGVIGIPIKKMLNLSSTQFGLLTAMPVLTGSLIRVPLGIWTDKYGGRIVMTVLLAITVPAIWVMGYATEYWHFLVIGLFVGLAGGAFSVGTPYVARWFPKNRQGMAMGVYGAGNSGAAVNKFVAPVILVAFGWQAVPHVYAAIMLGVLVLFWIFSASDPAHLVASNVSFTQQLKALKDPRVLKYCQYYSIVFGGYVALALWMVQYYVGEYGLDIRVAALLAACFSLPGGVLRAIGGVLSDKYGAHSVTWWVMWVSWICLFLLSYPQTDFTIQTVNGPMTLHIGLNVYVFTGLMFILGIAWAFGKASVFKYISDDYPGNIGAISGIVGLAGGLGGFILPILFGLLMDWTGIRSSAFMLMYGVVWVSLIWMYWTEVRRTDLMAPHGAAGAAASR
- a CDS encoding methyl-accepting chemotaxis protein gives rise to the protein MHIGQRLWRRQRLGIKLAFTNFIWVSAIVACLIGGIAWGVTRNMYGQLQAQMEQGITMLGRFIEASDKDLRQRIGFLADSLEATLASGPASQDGAQGAQDAESAEPSQPRQSPGDAAPGGDSERLERFTRTTGAVATLLVRQGDDFVRAVSSLRDGQGRPVQGMPLEAGHPALAALRAGERYTGIATMFGKQYMTHYRPVKDGQGAVVGATFVGQDFSALLNQLKASIRELQVGGEGGYYFVLRADPGEFYGTLAAHPSQEGKNLVRLEDGSEGPAFVRQMLERKQGVIEYEWLDPGATSTRDKLAVFGHYAPWNWVYASSAYKDVFVADALRLLAIFAALGLAAVAVLAGVWWLLIRRMVVRPLRQASDLAGAIAQGDLTGRIEHQRADEIGHLLDDMNKTVAGLQQVVRTVHARADSVATASAEIAHGNQDLASRTESAASALQETAAAMEELGSTVAHNAEHARTAEQLTGAAQRVVTEGGDAVRAVVQTMQGIAASSKKIADITSVIDGIAFQTNILALNAAVEAARAGEHGRGFAVVAGEVRSLAQRSAQAAKEIDQLIAASVAEIQQGNARASRAGETMEQAIAEIRKVTQLIADISHASREQSTGVAQVGEAVGNMDQATQQNAALVEQMAAAAESLRQQSDELVGVVSIFRLPGQAPALALSA